CGGGAACGCCAGCCAGCCGAGCACCGTGACCGGGCGGAGGCGCCGGGCGGGCGGGTCGAGCAGCCAGTCGGCGAGCACGAGGAGCGGCAGCACCCGGTTCACCACGTCGTCCACCCACGGGATCACCAGTTGCTCCGGGTACGCCGCCAGCGCCGTCCCGTAGACGAGCCCGGTGATCGCCACGTAGAGCACCACGGCCCCGCGCACCGTATCCGGCACCGGGCGGCGGCCGGTCAGGCCCGCCAAGCCGCCGTAGCCCAGGACGGCGACGGCGGCGATGGCGGCGAGGTTGGTGAAGTAGCTGAAGAAGTTCACCACCCCGGTGGGGTCGTTCGCCGCGCGGTAGCCGGAGAAGCAGAGGGCGACGGCGACGAAGGCCGCGACGGCGAGCCGGGCGGGCGCGAGCCACGAGGCGGTCCAGGCGGTCGGTGGTGCGGGCATCGTCGGGTCCGCCTCTCTGGGGATGCTCCTCATCCGGTGGGAGGGCTACTCGGATTCAAACCCGGGCTGGAGGAGTCGGCCACAGGAGTGCGGCGGCTGGCTTGGTACGGGGGCGGGCTCGGCGTGGCAGCGGGCTCGGCGTGGCAGCGGGCTCGGTGCGGCAGCGGGCTCGGTGCGGTCAGGGCGTGCGCCAGTCGGCGGCGAACGCGGCGGCCGGGTTGGTGGTGAGGAGCAGTTCGGGCAGCTGGGGGCCGAAGGTGCGGGCCAGGCGCGGGGCCAGGTCGGTGAGCAGTCGGGTCGGGCCGCCGGCCCGCCGGGCGGTCCGGGTGGTGGTGTCGGCGCCGAGCAGCAGTTGGGTGGCGTGGCCCGCCTCGACCAGGTCGGCGATCACGTCGAAGGCCTGGAGGTCGGCGGGGTGGCCGGCCCGGGAGGGGCTGTCCAGGGCGAGGTGGACGCCCTCGGCCGCAAGACTGCGGTACACGGCGCGGTCGGGGAAGCGGGTGAGGTGGCCCAGGATGATCCGGTCCGGTCGGACGCCGTGGCGGGTGACCAGGCGGAAGAGGACTTCGTGCGGATCGCCGTCGGGTTCGAGGTGGACGGCGATCGGGGAGCCCGTGGCGTGGTGCGCTTCGGCGGCCGCGGCCATCGTCCGGCGGGTGTGCTCGGTGGTGGGGCCCGGGTCGTCGGCGACCTTGATCAGCCCGGCGCGGGTTCCCTCGGCTGCGCCCGGCAGACCGGCGGTGAGTTCGGTGACGAAGCGTTCGGCGAGCCCGTCGGAGGCGGATTCGGCGCCCGACCCGTAGTGCACCGCCTGGTGCGCGCCGGTCGCGGCAACGATCCGGACGCCGGTCGTGCGGGAGAGCGCGGCGAGGGAGTCCGCGCCGCGGCCCATGCCGTACGGGGTCCACTGGACGAACGAACGGCCGCCGGCGGCGGCGTAGGCGCGCAGGACGTCCTCGGCGGCGGCCGGGTCGTCCAGCTCCTGGCCGGGCAGCAGCGGGCTGCGGATGAAGAGGTGGTCGTGGGAGTCGGTGACACCGAGGTCGGCGGGGTCGAGGTCGCCGAGGACGGTGCGGACGGTGCGGGTCACGCCTGCTCCTCGGCGGTTTCCCGAGCGGCAGGCGCTTCGGATGCCTCGGCGAAGGTCGCGGCCGCGACACGCAGGCCGGCCAGGGTCTTGGGGACGCCGACGTAGGGGGCGAGGTGGACGAGGACCTCGGTGATCTCCTCCTTCGTCATGCCGATCCGCAGGCTGTTGCGGACGTGGTCGGCGAGCTGGGGCTCCACGCCGCCGAGGGCGGCGAGGGCGGCCAGGTTCGCGACCTGGCGGTCGCGCAGGGCGAGGCCGGGGCGCTGGTAGGTGCCGCCGAAGAGGCTGGTGACGATCCAGTCGGGGAAGCCGGGGGCGAGGGCGTCCAGGCCGCCGAGGGTGGTGGCGGCGACCGGGCCGGCGAGGTCGGCGAGCAGGGCGTAGCCGGCTTCGCGGTCGAGCGTGGCCGGGGCGAGGTCGGCGGGCACCAGCTGGGCGGGGATCGGCTGGGCGGGGATCGGCTGGGCGGCCGCGGGCGCGGCCGGAGCCGACGGGGCCGCAGTCATCGGGGTTGCGGTGGTCGGAGTCGCAGTCATCGGGATGGAGAAGCCTTTCACCAGTGGCGGCCGGACGGCAGCCGGTCGAGTTCGGGGCGGGACAGGTGCAGCACCTGGTAGCGGGCGCCGGGCACGTCCTCGGGTGCCGGACCGTGCCAGAGGGCGAAGCGGAGCAGTTCCCAGCGGCTCGGGTCCACGGCGACGGCTGCGGTGTGCAGGGCCGGGTGCGCGGGGAGTTCGGCCAGCGCCCGCTCGACGGCCTCGGCCGGGTCGGTGGATTCCGGCAGCCGTACGGTCTCGCGGGTGGCGGTGGCCGGGGTCGGGGCTTCCGCCCCGCCCGCGCTGCCCGCGCCGCTCGTCAGTCCCGTGCCGAGCCAGTGGTGGACGACGGGGCGGCCGAAGTCGGCGCTCAGACCGCGGAAGCCCGAGCCCCAGAGGAAGCTGTTCATGCCCTCGGCGGTGCGCCAGAGGTAGAACGGCGCGTACTGGTTGACCGGCGAGCCCTCCAGGCCGCGCTCACGGAGCAGGTACGCCTTGAGGCCGAGGCCGGGGTGAGCATCCAGTAGATGGCACTTGTCGGCGACGCGTTTGCGGATGGTGCCCATGTCGTAGTCGGCGGGGAGGGTGATCTCGTACTGCATGGCGTGCACGACGGGGCTCCTCGGGTCGGGTGGGGTGGCTGCGGGGCTGGTGGTGGGGCCGGTGGTGCGGATCAGGCCATGCGGTGCGCGGCGAGCAGGCCGAGGGCGCCGCGGACGGCCCGGTCGAACGGCTCGGTGCTGTCCGCGGCCCGAGCCAGGACGTAGCCGCCCTGGACGACGGCGACCACGGCCGCGGCGGTGTCGGCCGGGTCGAGGCCGGGGGCGAACTCACCGTCGGCCTGCCCCTCGGCGACCAGGCCGGCGATCCGGCCGCGCAGCCAGTCGAAGGTCTCCTCGACGGGAGCGCGCAGCTGCGGGTCGACGACCACGTCCGGGTCCTGGGCCATCCGTCCGATCCGGCAGCCGCGCAGGACGTCGCGATCGCGCTGCAGGTACGCGGCGATGCGGTCGTAGGCGGTGCCGGGGGCCGCGAGGTCGGCCTCGGCGATGCCCCGCATCTCCTCGGCGCTGCGGCGCAGGGCGGCGGCGGCGAGCTCGGGCTTGCCGGTGAAGTGGTGGTACATGCTGCCCTGGCCGACGCCGGAGCGCTGCTGGATGGCCTTGGGGCTGGTGCCGACGTAGCCGCGCTCCCAGAGCAGGGCCTGGGTGCTCTCGATGAGGCGGTCCTGAGTGCTCATGCGGATCACTGTACATACCAGTAGGTACAGAGGGCTAGTGGTTTTCCGCATTCCGGGCCGGACGATTGAGGGCCGTGCGCCGCCCCCCGGCGGCCACGGCCCCTCGACGGTTCGTCATCCCCCGCGCCACCGAGCGCCATTCCGGCGCGATCGGTGGCGCGCGTCACGTCACGGACGGTTGCCGGCGTCACGCGGCGTAGGGGGGTGCGCGCCGCACAGGGGGTGCACGGCGCATTGCGCGGGCGGGCGGCGCTCGGGCGAGCGGACCGGCGGGAGAACGGCGATGACGCTCAGCAGGACGGGCCGCGCCGGGGAGAGGTGGGCACCGGTCAGTTGCGGGCAAGGCCTTGATCCGCCGGCGCCGGCTGGCAGGATGTCCGGCATGAGCTACCTCGCCGCGGATGACCGCTATGCCTCGATGACCTACCGGAAGGCCGGCCGCAGTGGCGTCCAGCTGCCCGCCGTCTCGCTCGGGCTCTGGCACAACTTCGGTGACGCCCAGCCGCTGGAGGTGCAGCGGGCGGTGCTGCGCCGGGCCTTCGACCGGGGCGTCACCCACTTCGACCTGGCGAACAACTACGGTCCGCCGTACGGCAGTGCCGAGCGCAACTTCGGCTACCTGTTCGCCCAGGACTTCCGGCCGTACCGGGACGAGCTGTTCATCGCGACCAAGGCCGGCTGGGACATGTGGCCCGGCCCGTACGGCAACGGCGGCAGCCGCAAGTACCTGCTGGCCAGCCTCGACCAGTCGCTGAGCCGGATGGGGCTGGACTACGTCGACGTCTTCTACTCGCACCGCTACGACGCGGACACCCCGATCGAGGAGACGATGGGGGCGCTGGACAGTGCGGTGCGCTCGGGCAGGGCGCTGTACGCCGCCATCTCCAACTACCCGGCGGAGCAACACCGGGAGGCGGTGGCCATCCTGCGGGAGCTGGGGACGCCGGTGCTGATGAACCAGTCGGCGTACTCGATCCTCAACCGGTCCGTGGAGGAGGGCGGTGTGCTGGACGCGGTGGGCGACACCCAGACCAGCCTGATCGCCTACTCCCCGCTCGCCCAGGGGCTGTTGACGGACCGCTACCTCTCGGGCGAGGTGCCGGCGGGGTCGCGGATGTCGGTCGGGAAGTTCCTCAAGGAGGAGGCGCTGACCGGACCGAAGCTGGAGCAGCTGCGCGCACTGAACAAGATCGCCGAGGGACGCGGGCAGACGCTGGCGCAGCTGGCGCTGAGCTGGGTGCTGCGCGACCCGCGGGTGGTCTCGGTGATCATCGGCGCGAGCAGCGTGGCCCAGCTGGACCAGAACCTCGACGCGCTGGCCGGTGGACCCTTGACGGCCGAGGAGCTGGCGGAGATCGACCTGCTGAGCCGCTGAGCGGGCCGGACGGCCTGGACGGCCCGAACGGACAGGCGACGACCGGCAGCTGACAGATAACAGCCGACAGAAAACAGATTTCGAAATCTGTTATCTGTCGGCTGTTATCTGTCGGTTGTCATCTGTCAGCTGTTCTCTGTCGGCTGTTCTCTGTCAGCCGCCACCGGCGAACCGGCCGACCGACCGGCGCTCGGCCGGTGCCGTCAGACGGACGCCGGGGTGTACTTGTAGCCGACCCGACGGACCGTCACGATCGTGTCCCGGTAGGCCGGTCCGAGCTTGCGGCGCAGTCGGGCGACGTGCACGTCGACCGTCCGCCCGTCCCCGACGTGGCCGTAGCCCCAGACCGCGGAGACCAGGTGGTCCCGGGTGTGCACCCGCTGCGGGTGCTCGGTGAGATGGGCCAGCAGCTCGAACTCCAGGTAGGTGAGGTCGAGCAGCCGCCCGTCGACGTACGCGTTGCGCCGCTCGGTGTCGACGCTGATGCCCCGCCCGGCCGGACGGACCGGGCGGACACCAGCCGAAGCCTGGGCGACGGGGCCACCGAGCCCGGAGGCACCGGCAACCCCGACCACCCCGGAGGCTCCGGGCGCCGCCGAGGCGGTGGACGCGACGGGCACGCCGGGCAGGCCCTGGGCCCCCGTCGCCGCTGCGGTCTCGGCGGGCACCAGCACCAGGTACCCGACCATCGGGCTGCCGGCCGCACCGGCGACCTGCATGCCGTACTGGGCGAGCAGCCCCTGCGGGAGCACGCCCTGCGGCAGGGCGGCGACGACGGTCGCCCCCTCCGGCAGCGCGGCGAGCAGCGCCTGCGGCGCCTGCTGGGCGGCCGCACCCGCCTGCGGGAGGACGCCCGTCGGGGCGGCCAGCGGACGGGCCGGACCGCCGTGGGACGGACGGGCCGGCGCCCCGGGCCATCGCTCGGCCACCGACGCCGGGGGGACGGACGGTCCCGCGATCCCGACCGGGCCGGGCGCACCCGGGACGGTGGCGGGACCGGCGGGGCGGGGCGAGACGGAGGGGACGGAGGATACGGAGGGAACCGAGCGGACCGCGCGCAGGTGCGGGGTCGCGGTGGGCAGGGGCAGGGTGGCCGTGGAAGAAGAAGACATGGTGTGCCGCTCATTTCGCGCGTGACGGACGGGGTGGAGTCGTCTGCGCGTCGACCGGGCGTACTGCCTGGGCTGGGCCGGACCTAACCGGGTCAGCGGGCGGAGAGCCGGGACGCGCTGGGCGAGCCCGGACACGTCTGATCGAACAGGTGCGGCTGTCGGGACGGCCAGAACGGTTCGAGGTCGGGGCGACCCCGTCGGCTGTCCACGGCACGGCTCGCGCGCCCGTTCCACCGTCCGGTCCGTCCACCACCCGCGCACATCGCGGGGGCCGGACCGGTCGTTCGGGTCCGGCCGGCGACGCCGGGGGCAGGTTCGAGGCAGACGATGTTCACTGGTGGTCTCTCCGCTGGGCGGGTCCGGTTGGTCGGCCGCGGGCACGCCGGACGGCGGTGTCCGCTACGGCCTGGTCGACGGGTGACGGTGCGTCAGGCGACGGCCGGGTGGGCCGGAGGCGCCGGGGACGTACCGGGACGGGGCAGGCCGGTCAGCGACAACACGCGCTACAGATCAGCGCGTGGTCGATGTAGCGGCGGACGGTGAGCACCGCGGCGGCAGGGCCCGGGGTGGCGCGACCGGGCACGAGGGGTCCGGACACGGCGGTGGCGATGCGTCGCTGGCCGACGGTCATCCTGCTGCCCTCCCCCTCGTTCTGCGTGAGACTTCTCTGTTCGACTTCCGCCTGCGACGACGCACCGTTGCCGGTACGCGCCGACGGTGCTTCGCCGGATCGCCGAGGACCGTCCGCCGGTCGCAACGCCCGTGTGAACGGGTGTGTCCGGCGTTCCCGACGACATGGCCGGGCGGCCCTCGTCCACAGAGCCTTCCACGGCCGGGGCTGTCTAGGCAACCTTCCGTGCGCCGACCGTCCGAAATGCGGACGACGGAATGAGACGGACCCGCGGCGTCGGGGTGCGGTCAGGCCCCGGCGAAGGCGTGCCGGCGGCGGGCCGCGGCGTGCTCGACCAGCGCGACGAGCAGGTCCTTCCCGTCCTCCCGCAGCCGCGCGTCGCAGAGCAGCACCGGGATGCCGGGGTCGAGGTCGAGAGCGTCGCGGACCTCCTCCGGCGAGAACCGGTCGGTGCCGTCGAAGCAGTTCACCGCGACCACGAACGGGATCCCGCGCTGTTCGAAGAAGTCGACCGACGGGAAGCAGTCGGCCAGCCGCCGGGTGTCGGCGAGCACCAACGCGCCGAGCGCGCCGCGCGCCAACTCGTCCCAGACGAACCAGAACCGGTCCTGCCCGGGCGTGCCGAACAGGTACAGCGCGAGGCCGGGTCGCAGGTCGATCCGGCCGAAGTCCATCGCCACGGTGGTGGTGCGCTTCGCCTCCACGCCCGAGGTGTCGTCCACCGGACGGCCCAGCTCGCTGAGCTCCTCCTCGGTGCGCAGCGGCCGGATCTCGCTGACCGAGCCGACCAGGGTGGTCTTGCCGGCCCCGAAGCCTCCCGCGACCAGGATCTTCACCGCGACGGCCGGACCGCCGCGCCACTGCGGGGCGTTGGCGTTCACCGGGCGGGTGGCGGCACCGTCCTGGCGGGGGTGGTGGTCAGAGCGCACGGAGTCCATTGATCACGTCTCGCAGCAGGCGCTCGTCCGGCAGCTCGGCGAGCGGAACGGGTCGGGTGACGCTGATCAGGTCGGCGTCGTGGAGGTCGCCGAGCAGCACCCGCACCACGCTGACCGGCAGGTCGGTGTAGGAGCCGAGTTCGGCGACGGAGAGCGGTTCGCGCCGGCACAGGGCCAGCAGCATCTGGTGTTCCGGGTCGAGGGCGTGCGCGGGCACGGCCCCCGAGCCCGGCCCGGGCTCGACGGCGGTGACCAGCGAGATCAGGTCGAACAGCCCCTCCTCCACCGGCCGGGTGCGGCCGCGGGTCATCGAGTAGAGCCGCACCACCGGGCCGGCCTCGTCGTCGAACCAGCGGTCGTCGACCGGGGTGCGCGGCCGGAACATGTCGACCTCCGGCCCCGGCCCGTCCGGGGCCTCCCGTTCCGCGTCCGCCGTGGTGTCCGCATCCTGGGACGCGCCCGGGCCGGCCGAAGACCCCGGGGCCGCCGTCGCGCCCCCGTCTGACGGTGCGCCTCCGTCCGGCGAAGCGTCCCGGTCCGGTGAGGACGCCGCACCGGACGGCCCGGCCGTGCCCACCGGCACCTCCGGGCCGTCCGGCACGTCCGCCTTCGGATCCGCCATCGGCCCGCTCATCTCACCGGCGGGGCGGTTTCGGTGCGCGGCTCGGCGGCCAGGTGCTCGCCGACCCGCTTGACCAGCAGGGCCATCTCGTAGGCGATCTGGCCGATGTCGGCCTCGGCGTCGCTCAGCACCGCGAGGCAGCTGCCGTCGCCGGCGGCCGTGATGAACAGGAACGCCTCGTCCAGTTCGACCATGGTCTGCCGGACGCCGCCGACCTTGAAGTGCCCGCCGGCTCCCTTGGCCAGGCTGTGGAACCCGGCCGCGACGGCGGCCAGGTGCTCGGCGTCCTCGCGGTCGAGGTCGCGGGAGGCACCGGTGGCCAACCCGTCGCTGGAGAGGATCACCGCGTGCCGCAGGGCTGCGACGCGCCCCACCAGGTCGTCCAGGAGCCAGTTGAGGTCTCCGGACGGCTGCGTCGAAGTGGTCATGAATCAGTTCCTTCCGCTGGAGCGGGTGGTGCGGGTCGTGCAGATGAGACAGGTGATGCGGGTTTCGCGGGTGACGCGGGTTGAGCCGATGCTTCCGGTCGTACGGGCGGTACCGGCACGGCGGGTGACACGGGTGATACGGATGATCCGGGGTCCGAGTTCCGGCGGACCGGTTGTCCGGGAGGCAGCCGCCGGGCGAGCGGCGCCCGCCCGGTGTCCGAGGGCGCGGGCAGCGCCGCCGGGGAGGGCGCCGGGCTGATCGCCCGACGGGACTGCTCGGGCGGCTGCCAGGCGGGTACGGCGCTGGGCCGGCCGGGTCGCTGGGCGCTCCCCTGGACGGTCGGGTCCTCCGGGGCAGTGCGGTCCGCCGGGGCGGTGGCGCCGCGCCCTCGGGTGAAGCCGCGCTGGAACGACGCGAAGGTGGCCCGGGCCTCCTCGGGCGAGCGCTCCCGGACCTCGCGGGCCTCCCGGGCCTGCCGGGCGTCACGAGCCGCCCGTGCGTCCCCGGCGGTGCCCTCCCCGGTCCGGTCCTCCGGCCCGCCCTCGTCACGGAATCGTTCCTTCAGCTGCTCGGTGAGCTGCTCCCTGAGCTGCGGTGCCAGGTTCGCCTGCCGGACCCTCCGCGGCAGGCCGCCCGCCGTCCGGGGTGCGGCGTCCACGGGCGCGCCCCCGGAGCCGACGCCGGTCACCGCTTCGGCCGCGGTCTCGGCGGCCGCGACGGCCTCGGCGGCGGCAGCCAGCACCACGTCCTCCCGCCGGTGCCGACCCGTCCCCGGCGCCTCCTCGGCCTCCGTCCCGGGCACGGGGACCAGGACCGGCCCACCCTTGGCCCGCGAGGCCCGACGCGGCAGACCGCCCGCCGTACGACCCGGTTCCGGCGCGGAGGGCCGGGGCCCACCCGTCCCCCGATCCCGATCCCGATCCCGGTGCCGCCCGCCGGTGTCGCCCGGGCCGCCCGCAGCGCCGACGCCGCCCGCAGCGCCGTCGGACACCGCAGCAGCCGACGCTCCGACCGACGCGCCGGACCCCCCGGACGCACCCCCCGCCGGCGAACCCGGCACCGCGACCAGGTCCCGCTGCCCGCGCCGCCCGCCGCCCGCCGGCCGCCGCCCGGCCGCGGCCGGCTCCGGCAGCCCGTCCGGCGCCTCGGCGAGCAGCTCGCGCGGAATCAGCACCACCGCCGTCGTGCCGCCGTACGGGGAGGGCCGCAGGTGCACCCGGATGCCGTGCCGCCGGGCCAGCCGGCTGACCACGAACAGGCCCAGCCGGTCGGTGTCGGCGAGGTCGAACTCCTGTTCCACGGCGAGGCGTTCGTTGATCTCGGCGAGCAGTTGCTCGCTCAGTCCGAGCCCCCGGTCGTCGATCTCCAGCGCGAATCCGTGCGCCACCACCTCGCCCTGGACGGTGACTTGGGTGGTCGGGGGGGAGAACACCGCGGCGTTCTCGACCAGTTCGGCGACCAGGTGGGTGACGTCCGCGACGGCGCTGCCGAGCAGGCCGGTGCCGGGGAACGGCCGGACGGTCACCCGGGCGTAGTCCTCGACCTCGCCGACGGCGGCCCGGACCACGTCCACCATCCGGACCGGCTTGCGCCAGGCTCGCCCGGGCGAGCCGCCGGCCAGGATGATCAGGCCCTCGGCGTGTCGGCGCATGCGGGTGGTGAGGTGGTCGACCTTGAAGAGGTCCGCCAGCTCCGCCGGGTCCTCGGTGCGGCGCTCCATTGTGTCGAGCAGGGTGAGCTGCCGGTGCAGCAGCACCTGGCTGCGCCGGGCCAGGTTGACGAAGACGGCCGAGACGCCGCGGCGCAGGTCGGCCTGCTCGACGGCGGCTTCGACGGCAGCCCGCTGCACCGCGTTGAAGGCCTGGCCGACCTGGCCGATCTCGGCGTCCCCGAAGTGCAGTTCGGGCGCCTCGGCGGCCACGTCCACCGGTTCGCCGCGGCGCAGCCGCAGCATGACGGAGGGCAGTCGGGTGCTTGCCAGTTCGTTGGCGGCGTTGCGCAGGCCGATCAGCTCGCGGGCCAGTCCCCGGCCGATCCGGAAGGAGATCATCACCGACAGCACGACCGCGATCAGGCCGACCGCCCCGGCGATGCCGCCGCGCCAGAGCATCGCGATCGCGGTGGAGCGGGCGCTCTCGTCCAGGCCGGCGGCGATCCGGTTGTCGATCGAGGTGAGGTCGCCGAGCGCCCGGTCGGCGGTCACCCGCCAGGAGTCGCTGTTGAGGGCCTGGACGACCCGGTCGGGGCCACCGGCGCCGACGAAGTCGGCCTCGGCGCGGGCCAGCGCGCCCCAGGCCTCGCCGCCGCGCAGGGAGATGTAGTCGGACTGGTCGGCGGGTTCCAGTTCGGCGACGTAGACGGTGAACAGCGCCTGCTGGTTGTGCAGGGCGTCCAGTGCGACCTGGTACTGCTCGGCGGTGGGCTTGGCGACGCCGGTGCGCAGGCCCTCCATGGCCGCGTCCTCCTGCGACAGGTACTCGCGGGCGCGCACCAGCTCGATCAGGATGGTGCCCTGGCGCGGGAGTTGGCCGGTCTGCCGGGCGACGTAGGCGGAGCGGAAGCCGAACACCGGCTTGACCAGGTCGCTGTACTGGTCCAGGGCGAACTCCCAGTTCAGCGCGGCGCGGCCGACCTGGGCGCGGAGCGGGCCGATCTGGTCAGCGGCGGCGAGGATCTGCACGAAGCGGCCTCGCTGCGGGGCGGAGAGCTTGCTGCCGGAGGTGTCCTTCTTCTGCCGCAAGACGGCGAGGCTGCGGTCCGTGAGGGCCTTGGCGTGCTCGTAGGCGTCCCGGGCGACGGGCGAGCGCGGGTCGGCCAGCCGCTGGACGGCGGCGCGGCGCTCGTTCTGCAGGTCGCCGGCGTACTGGTCGACCGGACCGGAGAACTCCTTGTACGTACGGCTGATCGCCAGCTGGTTCCAGGCGTCCCCGGTGGTGGCGATCGTCGCGTACACCCACAGGGCGGTGAGCGCCACGATGGGCACCAGGAGCAGCGCGATGATCTTCGCGCGGATCGAGCTGCTGCGCAGACGCATGGAGTCCTCGGTCGGGAAGTGCCAGGCGCGGACGGGGAGGGTGGGCGCGACGGCGGGAGCCGTGGGAGCGGTGGGACGGCGGCGTGGGGCGGTGGGGGACGGTGAGGAGGGTACGGAGGGGGCTCCCGGCCACGGGTCTGCGCGACTCTACTACGCCCTGACCACTCGTTCGAGGGTCGAACCAGTCCGCTTCGCTGCCTTGGCCCGCACACGTCAGGAACCGACCTCGACACCGAGCGCCGAACCGACCGCCGCACCGACCGCCACGTCGAGCGCGACACCGGCCGGCACGCCGACCACCACGCCCACCGCCACATCGACCGCCGC
The genomic region above belongs to Streptomyces sp. 1331.2 and contains:
- a CDS encoding Pr6Pr family membrane protein, which encodes MPAPPTAWTASWLAPARLAVAAFVAVALCFSGYRAANDPTGVVNFFSYFTNLAAIAAVAVLGYGGLAGLTGRRPVPDTVRGAVVLYVAITGLVYGTALAAYPEQLVIPWVDDVVNRVLPLLVLADWLLDPPARRLRPVTVLGWLAFPLLYLTYALLRGRAADWYPYPFLDPNLHGGYRRVAGACVLTAAGFLLVGSAVAAVGNALAARRDARSGAVPSGRHARPGTADT
- a CDS encoding phosphotriesterase family protein, producing the protein MTRTVRTVLGDLDPADLGVTDSHDHLFIRSPLLPGQELDDPAAAEDVLRAYAAAGGRSFVQWTPYGMGRGADSLAALSRTTGVRIVAATGAHQAVHYGSGAESASDGLAERFVTELTAGLPGAAEGTRAGLIKVADDPGPTTEHTRRTMAAAAEAHHATGSPIAVHLEPDGDPHEVLFRLVTRHGVRPDRIILGHLTRFPDRAVYRSLAAEGVHLALDSPSRAGHPADLQAFDVIADLVEAGHATQLLLGADTTTRTARRAGGPTRLLTDLAPRLARTFGPQLPELLLTTNPAAAFAADWRTP
- a CDS encoding carboxymuconolactone decarboxylase family protein; the encoded protein is MTAAPSAPAAPAAAQPIPAQPIPAQLVPADLAPATLDREAGYALLADLAGPVAATTLGGLDALAPGFPDWIVTSLFGGTYQRPGLALRDRQVANLAALAALGGVEPQLADHVRNSLRIGMTKEEITEVLVHLAPYVGVPKTLAGLRVAAATFAEASEAPAARETAEEQA
- a CDS encoding DUF4865 family protein; this translates as MHAMQYEITLPADYDMGTIRKRVADKCHLLDAHPGLGLKAYLLRERGLEGSPVNQYAPFYLWRTAEGMNSFLWGSGFRGLSADFGRPVVHHWLGTGLTSGAGSAGGAEAPTPATATRETVRLPESTDPAEAVERALAELPAHPALHTAAVAVDPSRWELLRFALWHGPAPEDVPGARYQVLHLSRPELDRLPSGRHW
- a CDS encoding TetR/AcrR family transcriptional regulator; protein product: MSTQDRLIESTQALLWERGYVGTSPKAIQQRSGVGQGSMYHHFTGKPELAAAALRRSAEEMRGIAEADLAAPGTAYDRIAAYLQRDRDVLRGCRIGRMAQDPDVVVDPQLRAPVEETFDWLRGRIAGLVAEGQADGEFAPGLDPADTAAAVVAVVQGGYVLARAADSTEPFDRAVRGALGLLAAHRMA
- a CDS encoding aldo/keto reductase, producing the protein MSYLAADDRYASMTYRKAGRSGVQLPAVSLGLWHNFGDAQPLEVQRAVLRRAFDRGVTHFDLANNYGPPYGSAERNFGYLFAQDFRPYRDELFIATKAGWDMWPGPYGNGGSRKYLLASLDQSLSRMGLDYVDVFYSHRYDADTPIEETMGALDSAVRSGRALYAAISNYPAEQHREAVAILRELGTPVLMNQSAYSILNRSVEEGGVLDAVGDTQTSLIAYSPLAQGLLTDRYLSGEVPAGSRMSVGKFLKEEALTGPKLEQLRALNKIAEGRGQTLAQLALSWVLRDPRVVSVIIGASSVAQLDQNLDALAGGPLTAEELAEIDLLSR
- a CDS encoding winged helix-turn-helix domain-containing protein — translated: MAAPTGVLPQAGAAAQQAPQALLAALPEGATVVAALPQGVLPQGLLAQYGMQVAGAAGSPMVGYLVLVPAETAAATGAQGLPGVPVASTASAAPGASGVVGVAGASGLGGPVAQASAGVRPVRPAGRGISVDTERRNAYVDGRLLDLTYLEFELLAHLTEHPQRVHTRDHLVSAVWGYGHVGDGRTVDVHVARLRRKLGPAYRDTIVTVRRVGYKYTPASV
- a CDS encoding GTP-binding protein, which codes for MDSVRSDHHPRQDGAATRPVNANAPQWRGGPAVAVKILVAGGFGAGKTTLVGSVSEIRPLRTEEELSELGRPVDDTSGVEAKRTTTVAMDFGRIDLRPGLALYLFGTPGQDRFWFVWDELARGALGALVLADTRRLADCFPSVDFFEQRGIPFVVAVNCFDGTDRFSPEEVRDALDLDPGIPVLLCDARLREDGKDLLVALVEHAAARRRHAFAGA
- a CDS encoding DUF742 domain-containing protein, with product MFRPRTPVDDRWFDDEAGPVVRLYSMTRGRTRPVEEGLFDLISLVTAVEPGPGSGAVPAHALDPEHQMLLALCRREPLSVAELGSYTDLPVSVVRVLLGDLHDADLISVTRPVPLAELPDERLLRDVINGLRAL
- a CDS encoding roadblock/LC7 domain-containing protein, translating into MTTSTQPSGDLNWLLDDLVGRVAALRHAVILSSDGLATGASRDLDREDAEHLAAVAAGFHSLAKGAGGHFKVGGVRQTMVELDEAFLFITAAGDGSCLAVLSDAEADIGQIAYEMALLVKRVGEHLAAEPRTETAPPVR
- a CDS encoding sensor histidine kinase, coding for MRLRSSSIRAKIIALLLVPIVALTALWVYATIATTGDAWNQLAISRTYKEFSGPVDQYAGDLQNERRAAVQRLADPRSPVARDAYEHAKALTDRSLAVLRQKKDTSGSKLSAPQRGRFVQILAAADQIGPLRAQVGRAALNWEFALDQYSDLVKPVFGFRSAYVARQTGQLPRQGTILIELVRAREYLSQEDAAMEGLRTGVAKPTAEQYQVALDALHNQQALFTVYVAELEPADQSDYISLRGGEAWGALARAEADFVGAGGPDRVVQALNSDSWRVTADRALGDLTSIDNRIAAGLDESARSTAIAMLWRGGIAGAVGLIAVVLSVMISFRIGRGLARELIGLRNAANELASTRLPSVMLRLRRGEPVDVAAEAPELHFGDAEIGQVGQAFNAVQRAAVEAAVEQADLRRGVSAVFVNLARRSQVLLHRQLTLLDTMERRTEDPAELADLFKVDHLTTRMRRHAEGLIILAGGSPGRAWRKPVRMVDVVRAAVGEVEDYARVTVRPFPGTGLLGSAVADVTHLVAELVENAAVFSPPTTQVTVQGEVVAHGFALEIDDRGLGLSEQLLAEINERLAVEQEFDLADTDRLGLFVVSRLARRHGIRVHLRPSPYGGTTAVVLIPRELLAEAPDGLPEPAAAGRRPAGGGRRGQRDLVAVPGSPAGGASGGSGASVGASAAAVSDGAAGGVGAAGGPGDTGGRHRDRDRDRGTGGPRPSAPEPGRTAGGLPRRASRAKGGPVLVPVPGTEAEEAPGTGRHRREDVVLAAAAEAVAAAETAAEAVTGVGSGGAPVDAAPRTAGGLPRRVRQANLAPQLREQLTEQLKERFRDEGGPEDRTGEGTAGDARAARDARQAREAREVRERSPEEARATFASFQRGFTRGRGATAPADRTAPEDPTVQGSAQRPGRPSAVPAWQPPEQSRRAISPAPSPAALPAPSDTGRAPLARRLPPGQPVRRNSDPGSSVSPVSPAVPVPPVRPEASAQPASPAKPASPVSSARPAPPAPAEGTDS